Within the Candidatus Cloacimonadota bacterium genome, the region CGTCCAGGATGACGTGGCATTAGAGCCTGGCGTCGACCGAGGCACGAGCATCGACGCCAGCAATGAACGATTTTTCTGATGCTTCCTGTCGTCCATGCTCAACTACATTCGCTGTACGCCAGGCTCCAAGGAAAATGGAGGTACAGCGACCCCTATCAAAGGTATTGGCGCTCGCCGAAGCGCCGAAACTCCCCAACCCACGTCATTCCGGGCTAATGGATGTGAAATCAAACAAGTCCCCAAAATCTCCGCTTGACAGATTCCCGCTCTGCCTTTGTCTATCCGCATCAGCATTTTTTGGAGGAAACAACGAAAAAAGCAAGCTTGTCACCTGTTCCGCTAATAATGGCTGTGTGTACGTTGTGCCAGCCTTGGGACGGTCCCTTTAACCTTAAAATGGGGCTAACCCACAACCAACTCAAAGCCATCGACCCGGATGTAATAAAGATAAACGAAACAGGCATTCTAAATGGAACCTTAGACAATATCAGGTGATTGGATACACACAGGATAAATGAACAACAAAGAAGCAACCGCCCGCATCAAGATCAACAAACTGCTGGAAGAAGCAGGCTGGAGGTTTTTCGATTCCAAAGGCAAAAAAGCGAACATCCAGCTGGAGAAGAACATCAAGATAACCCAGACCCAGCTTGACGAACTTGGCGAGGATTTTGAGAAATCCAAACAAGGCTTCATCGACTACCTTCTGCTTGATAGCAGAAATTACCCCATAGCCGTGCTGGAGGCGAAACGCGAGAGCAAAGACCCTCTGGATGGAAAGGAACAAGCCCGCCGCTACGCCAAAGCCCAGGGTGCCAGGTATGTGATCCTCTCCAACGGAAATTTGCATTATTTCTGGGATTTGGAGCGGGGAAACCCCAACGTCATTATCAAGTTTCCCACACCCCAATCCATTGAGCATACACTCAAAACCAAGCCCAATCCTCAAAAGCTGGTTAATGAGCCGGTAAACAATGACTACATCCTGCTCAGCCAATACCCCGGCTACAAAAATGATCCTGGCTGGACCGACGAATCCAAACGTCAGGCTTTCCTAGCCGATGGCGGCTACAGCCTGTTACGGGAGTATCAGTTACGTGCTGTGAGAAGCATCCAGCAGGCTGTTTCCGAAAAGAAGGACAGGTTCCTGTTTGAAATGGCCACCGGCACAGGCAAGACCATGGTCGCGGCAGCCGTCATCCGTTTGTTCCTGCGTAGCGGCAACGCAAACCGCGTGCTGTTCCTGGTTGACCGGATCGAACTTGAGAATCAGGCTAAGAAAGCATTCCAAAGCTATCTGAAGCAAGATTACATCATCCGGATATACAAGGAAAACCGGGATGACTGGGAAAATGCCAACATCCTGATTTCAACCGTTCAGAGCCTTTACGACATCTACAACAAGATCTTTTCGCCCACCGACTTTGGACTCGTGATCTCGGACGAAGCCCACCGCAGCATCAACGGCAATGCCCGGGCCCTGTTTGAGTATTTCAGCGGCTACAAACTCGGCCTTACCGCCACCCCCAAGGACTATCTCAAAAACGTCAATATCTCCAAACTCCAGGATGACGATCCCCGCGCCCTGGAGCGCAGGATAATGCTGGACACCTACAAAACCTTTGGTTGCGAAAGCGGAGACCCCACTTTCCAGTACAACCTTCTGGACGGAGTGAAAGAGGGGTATTTGCTTAACCCCATAGTGATCGACGCCCGGACCCACATCACCACCCAACTACTTTCAGACAAGGGTTATCAGGTGATGGTGTACAACGAGGACGGCACTCCCGAGGAACGCATCTTCCGCCAAAAATCCTTTGAAAAGAAGTTCTTCTCCACCGCCACCAACCGGGTGTTCTGCGAAACCTTCATCCAACACGCCTTACACGACCCCGTCTCCAATGAGGTCGGCAAATCTATCATCTTCTGTGTGAGCCAGAAACACGCCGCGAAGATCACCAAGCTGCTGAACGAACTGGCCGACAAATATTTCCCGGATAAATACAACTCCGATTTTGCCGTCCAAATCACTTCAAACGTTGCCAATTCCCAACAGATGAGCATCAATTTCCAGAACAACAACCTGAATGGCCACACCCGCTGGCTGGAGGGCTACCGCTCCTCTCGCAGCCGGGTCTGCGTCACTGTGGGAATGATGACCACCGGTTACGATTGCACGGACATCCTGAATCTGGTGATGCTCCGTCCCATCTTTTCT harbors:
- a CDS encoding DEAD/DEAH box helicase family protein: MNNKEATARIKINKLLEEAGWRFFDSKGKKANIQLEKNIKITQTQLDELGEDFEKSKQGFIDYLLLDSRNYPIAVLEAKRESKDPLDGKEQARRYAKAQGARYVILSNGNLHYFWDLERGNPNVIIKFPTPQSIEHTLKTKPNPQKLVNEPVNNDYILLSQYPGYKNDPGWTDESKRQAFLADGGYSLLREYQLRAVRSIQQAVSEKKDRFLFEMATGTGKTMVAAAVIRLFLRSGNANRVLFLVDRIELENQAKKAFQSYLKQDYIIRIYKENRDDWENANILISTVQSLYDIYNKIFSPTDFGLVISDEAHRSINGNARALFEYFSGYKLGLTATPKDYLKNVNISKLQDDDPRALERRIMLDTYKTFGCESGDPTFQYNLLDGVKEGYLLNPIVIDARTHITTQLLSDKGYQVMVYNEDGTPEERIFRQKSFEKKFFSTATNRVFCETFIQHALHDPVSNEVGKSIIFCVSQKHAAKITKLLNELADKYFPDKYNSDFAVQITSNVANSQQMSINFQNNNLNGHTRWLEGYRSSRSRVCVTVGMMTTGYDCTDILNLVMLRPIFSPSDFIQIKGRGTRKHNFKYSFRDDGELETITKPKTTFHLFDFFANCEYFEKKYRYDVVLKLPEPGKAKQQEPGHAGGPDIILPDPLDGTYNYLGHDMIRDLSEKAIGPKGMKVDRQMFNRFADEVKSHPDVRKMVEQEDYPAAERYVAEKIFDRPVDYFNLPKLRKSLNIDWRAPFRQILDLALGRTDRIKSRDEIFNEEFDKFISIHHPESRYIPYARRLFRAYLSDGEIRNIIDNGRYAELMGPLLSIRDVDNLNGWKHVIPQYIKDYIPLNYFMN